Genomic window (SAR202 cluster bacterium):
TTTTAGCAGCTTCTCCAGAAATTTTCGCACTTCCAACTCTGTTTGGCTGTCCTGCGCCCATACCAACTAAAACTCCATCTTTCACGAAAGTAATAGCATTAGACTTTACATGTTTGCAAACTATCCATGCAATCATTAAATCTTCTAATTCTCTTTTTGAAGGTTTCCTTAGACTAACAAGATCAAATTCTTTTTCGATAGATAAATCAGAATCTTGAATAAGCATCCCACCTCTTAAAGTTCTCATAGTTTGCCAATTATAACTGGTATCTACCTTTGGTACTGTTAGTATTCTCAAGTCTTTAGATTTTTTCTTTAAATGATCTAAAGCATCCTGATCTATAGAAGAACAAACAACAATTTCATAAAACATTCGAACACCATTAATAGGACTTAGCATTGTCCTTATTTTATCGGCAAATTTCATATCTATATTTTTGTTTGTGGCAATAATTCCACCATACGCTGATATAGCATCACCTTGAGTTAAGGCTTTCTCAAATAAAACATCCAATTCTTCACTACCTACTGCTAAGCAACATGGATTTGTGTGTTTAATAATAGCAATAGCATTATCTGAATAATCATTAACTAAATTGAATGCAGCATCTGCGTCTAATAAATTAACGTATGAAAGATCTTTACCATGATGTTGAACAAATGAACCAAAACCTTGATTAGGTAAGTTTGTAGAATCTAATTTGTAAAAGGCACCTTTTTGATGTGGATTTTCACCATATCTCAAATCAGAAACTTTGGTTAATGCAACTGTAACGGTATCAGAAAACCCATCATTTCCTCTCAAATATTCTGAAATTAAGGTATCATAATGAGCTACATGTTGAAATGCCTTTGCAGCCAAATACTTTCTTTCTTTAATGCTAATTTCATTAGTGCTCCAATTGTGTTCAAACAAATTGTAATCAGCAGGATCAACAAGAACAATTACATCTTGAAAATTTTTTGCTGCAGCTCGAAGTAACGTTGGTCCACCAATATCAATATTTTCAATTATTTGGTCTTCTGTTGCATTTGTGTCGGTAGCAACAGAATAAAATGGATATAAATTGGTCACTACCAAATCAATATATTCAATTCCATTTTTTGATAAATCCTCATTATGTAAAATATTGTCTCTTTTGGCTAAAATTCCTCCATGGATTTTGGGATGTAGGGTTTTTACTCTTCCATCTAATATTTCAGGCGAACCTGTTACAGAATCTACTTTTTTTACCTCAAATCCTTTATCAGATAAAAAATTATATGTTCCACCAGTACTAATTAACTCAAATTCGTTTTCGACTAAATATTTGGCTAATTTATCTAAGTCTGTTTTGTCATAAACACTCAAAAGGGCTCTCAAATTTACTCCTTGTTAATTTATTCTATTACTTTTCCTATTATCCAACTGTCTTCTATTTTTGTTAATATATTAGACACATTGTTTTGATCACAAATTAATACCATACCAACACCCATATTAAATACCGACCACATTTCTTGATCAGAAACATTTCCTTGGGTTTGTATCAATCTAAATATATTTTGTGGTTTCCATGAATCATAATCTATATCCACATTTAAACCTGGAGGAATAACTCTCATTAAATTTTCAATTAAACCTCCGCCTGTAATATGTGCCATTGCTACTATTTCGCTTAGTATAGGTTGCAACAAAGGGTAATACGATCTATGTGGGATTGTTAATACTTCACCTAATGTTGTATTTAATTCATTAAATGTTTTGTTTAAAATCTTGGGGTCTTTATCAATATTGAATACTTTCCTTACCAAAGAATACCCATTTGTATGTAAACCATTTGCTGGAACTCCTATCAAAACATCATCTTTTTTCACTTTTGCAGGTTCCAATAACAAATCTTTTTCCACAACACCTACCAAAAATCCAGCAATATCAAATTGTCCTTTTGAATAAACACCTGATAATTGTGCAGTTTCTCCTCCGATTAATACACAGCCTGAATCTCTACAAGATTCAGCCATGCCTTCAACTAAACCTTCTGCTTGTTCGATTACAAGAGAATCCACTGCAATGTAATCCAAAAAAAATAATGGCTTGGCCCCTGAAGTTAATACATCATTGATACAATGATTAACTATATCTTGACCAAGGTTGTGGTATTTTCTTAGATAATTACTTATAACTAATTTAGTTCCTACCCCGTCTGTACTCGAAACTATCACTGGGTTTTTATAATCTTTCAATTCATAAAAACCACCAAATAGTCCTAATGGGCTTATCGTGTTCTTGTTAAAAGTAGTCTTTACTATTGGTTCATATATTTTTTTTACCTGGCGAGCTTTATCTAAATCAACCCCAGATTCTTTATATAAATGATGCATTCTAAACTCTTTCTAAATATACATGTGAACTATCGCTCTAGGACCATTTTATCGAGTTCGAGCTGAACTGGAATTGGATAATCTCCCGTAAAACATGCTGTACAGTGCGTATCTAATGTACCATCGAAAGTTTCTAAACACTCCTCAACATTTAAATAATACAAAGAATTAGCACCAATAAATTCCTTTATTTCCAAAACACTTTTTTGAGCTGCAATTAATTCGGATTTTTTTGCCAAATCAACACCAAAATGACAAGGATTAGTGATAGGCGGAGCACAAACTCTTACATGGATTTCTTTTGCTCCAGCACCTTTTAGTAACGAAAGTACCTGTGGCGTCGTTGTTCCTCTTACAATACTGTCATCTAATAAAACTACTTTTTTATTATTAACAACTTCAGCTAGGGTATTATATTTCAATGATGCCCCTAACACTCTAAACCGTTGTTCAGGCTGTATAAAAGTTCTACCCACATACCTATTTCTTATTAGTCCATCACTATAAGGTATTCCTGATTCAAAAGCATAACCAATAGCAGCAGGAATCGCAGAGTCAGGAACTCCAATAACAACATCGGCTTCTACAGGATACTTTTTTGCTAATTGTATTCCCATTTTTCTTCGAACTGAGTAGTTTAACAAACCATTCATTACACTATCTGGTCGAGCAAAATATATATATTCAAAAATACAAGGTGCAGGTCGAACTTTTAATCCATCATAATGAAAACTATGCAGTCCCATTTTATCTATAACTACTATTTCGCCTGGTTCCACATCTCGAACAAATTCGGCCCCAACATGATCAAGAGCACAAGTTTCCGAAGCTACTACAAAGGTGTTTTCAACTTTTCCAATGCATAAAGGCCTAACCCCATAAGGATCTCTAACGCCGATAATCTGATCCTTGTATAAAATAGTTAATGAA
Coding sequences:
- a CDS encoding phosphoribosylformylglycinamidine cyclo-ligase — translated: MHHLYKESGVDLDKARQVKKIYEPIVKTTFNKNTISPLGLFGGFYELKDYKNPVIVSSTDGVGTKLVISNYLRKYHNLGQDIVNHCINDVLTSGAKPLFFLDYIAVDSLVIEQAEGLVEGMAESCRDSGCVLIGGETAQLSGVYSKGQFDIAGFLVGVVEKDLLLEPAKVKKDDVLIGVPANGLHTNGYSLVRKVFNIDKDPKILNKTFNELNTTLGEVLTIPHRSYYPLLQPILSEIVAMAHITGGGLIENLMRVIPPGLNVDIDYDSWKPQNIFRLIQTQGNVSDQEMWSVFNMGVGMVLICDQNNVSNILTKIEDSWIIGKVIE
- the purH gene encoding bifunctional phosphoribosylaminoimidazolecarboxamide formyltransferase/IMP cyclohydrolase, with the translated sequence MRALLSVYDKTDLDKLAKYLVENEFELISTGGTYNFLSDKGFEVKKVDSVTGSPEILDGRVKTLHPKIHGGILAKRDNILHNEDLSKNGIEYIDLVVTNLYPFYSVATDTNATEDQIIENIDIGGPTLLRAAAKNFQDVIVLVDPADYNLFEHNWSTNEISIKERKYLAAKAFQHVAHYDTLISEYLRGNDGFSDTVTVALTKVSDLRYGENPHQKGAFYKLDSTNLPNQGFGSFVQHHGKDLSYVNLLDADAAFNLVNDYSDNAIAIIKHTNPCCLAVGSEELDVLFEKALTQGDAISAYGGIIATNKNIDMKFADKIRTMLSPINGVRMFYEIVVCSSIDQDALDHLKKKSKDLRILTVPKVDTSYNWQTMRTLRGGMLIQDSDLSIEKEFDLVSLRKPSKRELEDLMIAWIVCKHVKSNAITFVKDGVLVGMGAGQPNRVGSAKISGEAAKNKALGAVAASDALIPFPDTIEVCAEYGVTCLVHTGGSIRDSESIDIANKLNLSFFTSGVRHFSH
- the purF gene encoding amidophosphoribosyltransferase — translated: MEHCFDDSPKESCGVVGVYSPDFEVAQTLFYALFALQHRGQESAGIATSADGHIFSHKNTGLVSHVFQEDNLSSLVGKIGIGHTRYSTTGSSNNRNSQPLHVKSANSELALAHNGNIVNVLELKKELELEGVRFNTTIDSEVIAYLINSYPSEAISEKIKYAMRKIKGAYSLTILYKDQIIGVRDPYGVRPLCIGKVENTFVVASETCALDHVGAEFVRDVEPGEIVVIDKMGLHSFHYDGLKVRPAPCIFEYIYFARPDSVMNGLLNYSVRRKMGIQLAKKYPVEADVVIGVPDSAIPAAIGYAFESGIPYSDGLIRNRYVGRTFIQPEQRFRVLGASLKYNTLAEVVNNKKVVLLDDSIVRGTTTPQVLSLLKGAGAKEIHVRVCAPPITNPCHFGVDLAKKSELIAAQKSVLEIKEFIGANSLYYLNVEECLETFDGTLDTHCTACFTGDYPIPVQLELDKMVLER